The Streptomyces rimosus genomic interval GCGGGCCGCCGAGCGCGGTGGAGAGCATCGAGCCCGCGCCGTCGGCGGAGATCGCGGTGCCCAGCTTGTCGTCGAGCGGGTCGCCGGTCATCTCGCCGACCGCCTTGACGTGCCCGGCGTTCTCCGCGACCAGCGCGATCACCACGGGCAGCGCGACCAGGACGGCGGACCACTGGAAGGACGGCGCGTGGAAGGACGGCAGGCCGATCCACTCGGCCTTGCCGACGCCCGACAGGTCCAGGCGCCAGTGGTCGGTGATCCGCCCGGCGCCGTCCGCCGCGTGGATCTTGCCGAAGACCAGGTCGAACACCCAGGAGATGCCGTACCCGAAGACCAGCCCCAGGAAGATCGCGATGCGCGACCAGAAGCCGCGCAGGCAGACCACGGCCAGGCCGGTGAAGAGCATGGTCAGCAGCGCCACCCACTGGTCCTGCGGCCAGTACGTGCTGGCCGTCACCGACGCCAGGTTGAAGCCGATGAGCATCACGACCGCGCCGGTGACCACCGGCGGCATCGCCGCGTGGATGATCCGCGCGCCGAACCGCTGGACCGCGAGGCCCACGAGGAAGAGCGCGACGCCGACGACGAAGACCGCGCCGGTGACGGTGGCGCTGCTGCCGCCCTGCGCGCGGATGACGGCCGCGACGCCGACGAAGGACAGCGAGCAGCCGAGGTAGGACGGCACCCGGCCGCGGGTCGCCAGCAGGAAGATGACGGTCGAGACGCCCGACATCATGATGGCGAGGTTCGGGTCCAGGCCCATCAGGACGGGCGCGACGAAGCTGGCCCCGAACATGGCCACCACGTGCTGCGCGCCCAGGCCGGCGGTGCGCGGCCAGGACAGCCGTTCGTCCGGGCGGACGACGGCTCCGGGGGCGGGGGTGCGCCCGTCGCCGTGCACGGTCCAGCGCACACCGAGGCCCATGAGTGCTCCACTTCTTCACGTACGTCGCGGGGGGGATCGGCCGGACGGGGGCCGGCCGGGCCATGTTAAGTCGGGATAAGACCGCTCGCGGCCTGCGGACCGACCCGTGGGACGGTGTGCCCGCCCCGGCGGCCGGAGCATTTTAAGCAGCCGCTTACGATGGCCGGGTCCACTTCTTGAACAGTCAACAGCATCGGGCGGCGTCCGCCGTACCGCGCCGCCGACCGCCGCAGAACCAGGAGCACCACCCCGTGAGCGTCGAAGCCCTTGAGGCCGCCCCCGCCGTCCCGTACGGACAGCTGGTCCCCGTCACCGTGCACTTCGACGACCTCGACGCGCTCGGCATGCTCCACAACTCCCGCTACCCGCTGCTCGTCGAGCGCGCCTGGGCCGAGTTCTGGCACGCCCGCGGCTTCGGCTTCGACGGGGACTGGGCGGCGGCCGGCGACATGTGCAACGTCATCAAGGAGATGAAGGTCTCGTACGAGCAGCCGGTCACCCGGCCCGGCTACTACGCCGCCCACCTGTGGGTCGAGCGCCTGGGCCGGACCGGCCTGACGTACGGCTTCCGGCTCTGCTCCGCGGACGGCGAGCAGACCTACGCGCGCGGCCACCGCGTCCTGGTGCGCGTCGACCCGCAGGCGCTGCGGCCCACGCCCTGGTCGGACCGCGCCCGCGAGATAGCCGCCGAGCTGCTGCACCCGGAGGCGCAGGCCGCCTGAGCCGTTCCGGTCACGGCTTCAG includes:
- a CDS encoding uracil-xanthine permease family protein, giving the protein MGLGVRWTVHGDGRTPAPGAVVRPDERLSWPRTAGLGAQHVVAMFGASFVAPVLMGLDPNLAIMMSGVSTVIFLLATRGRVPSYLGCSLSFVGVAAVIRAQGGSSATVTGAVFVVGVALFLVGLAVQRFGARIIHAAMPPVVTGAVVMLIGFNLASVTASTYWPQDQWVALLTMLFTGLAVVCLRGFWSRIAIFLGLVFGYGISWVFDLVFGKIHAADGAGRITDHWRLDLSGVGKAEWIGLPSFHAPSFQWSAVLVALPVVIALVAENAGHVKAVGEMTGDPLDDKLGTAISADGAGSMLSTALGGPPNTTYSENIGVMAATRVYSTAAYWAAAAFALLFGLCPKFGAVVAAIPGGVLGGITVILYGMIGLLGAQIWAHNKVDLRNPLNLVPVAAGVIIGIGGVSLKIGDNFELGGIALGTIVVLSGYHVLRALAPAHLKGQEPLLDEGTSAYDEEAAPRKPAGPQKPGTTA
- a CDS encoding acyl-CoA thioesterase, which codes for MSVEALEAAPAVPYGQLVPVTVHFDDLDALGMLHNSRYPLLVERAWAEFWHARGFGFDGDWAAAGDMCNVIKEMKVSYEQPVTRPGYYAAHLWVERLGRTGLTYGFRLCSADGEQTYARGHRVLVRVDPQALRPTPWSDRAREIAAELLHPEAQAA